A stretch of Homo sapiens chromosome 12, GRCh38.p14 Primary Assembly DNA encodes these proteins:
- the PRPF40B gene encoding pre-mRNA-processing factor 40 homolog B isoform 5 (isoform 5 is encoded by transcript variant 5), which yields MMPPPGIPPPFPPMGLPPMSQRPPAIPPMPPGILPPMLPPMGAPPPLTQIPGMVPPMMPGMLMPAVPVTAATAPGADTASSAVAGTGPPRALWSEHVAPDGRIYYYNADDKQSVWEKPSVLKSKAELLLSQCPWKEYKSDTGKPYYYNNQSKESRWTRPKDLDDLEVLVKQEAAGKQQQQLPQTLQPQPPQPQPDPPPVPPGPTPVPTGLLEPEPGGSEDCDVLEATQPLEQGFLQQLEEGPSSSGQHQPQQEEEESKPEPERSGLSWSNREKAKQAFKELLRDKAVPSNASWEQAMKMVVTDPRYSALPKLSEKKQAFNAYKAQREKEEKEEARLRAKEAKQTLQHFLEQHERMTSTTRYRRAEQTFGELEVWAVVPERDRKEVYDDVLFFLAKKEKEQAKQLRRRNIQALKSILDGMSSVNFQTTWSQAQQYLMDNPSFAQDHQLQNMDKEDALICFEEHIRALEREEEEERERARLRERRQQRKNREAFQTFLDELHETGQLHSMSTWMELYPAVSTDVRFANMLGQPGSTPLDLFKFYVEELKARFHDEKKIIKDILKDRGFCVEVNTAFEDFAHVISFDKRAAALDAGNIKLTFNSLLEKAEAREREREKEEARRMRRREAAFRSMLRQAVPALELGTAWEEVRERFVCDSAFEQITLESERIRLFREFLQVLEQTECQHLHTKGRKHGRKGKKHHHKRSHSPSGSESEEEELPPPSLRPPKRRRRNPSESGSEPSSSLDSVESGGAALGGRGSPSSHLLGADHGLRKAKKPKKKTKKRRHKSNSPESETDPEEKAGKESDEKEQEQDKDRELQQAELPNRSPGFGIKKEKTGWDTSESELSEGELERRRRTLLQQLDDHQ from the exons ATG ATGCCCCCTCCAGGGATCCCCCCACCCTTTCCTCCGATGGGGCTACCCCCCATGAGTCAGAGACCACCAGCTATCCCCCCCATGCCACCTGGCATCCTGCCCCCAATGCTTCCACCAATGGGGGCGCCACCACCACTCACACAG ATACCAGGAATGGTACCTCCGATGATGCCAGGAATGCTGATGCCAGCGGTGCCTGTCACCGCAGCG ACGGCTCCGGGTGCGGACACCGCCAGCT CTGCTGTGGCTGGGACAGGCCCTCCG aGGGCCCTATGGAGTGAGCATGTGGCCCCAGATGGGCGCATCTACTACTACAATGCTGACGACAAGCAGTCCGTGTGGGAGAAGCCCAGCGTGCTCAAGTCCAAGGCAGAG CTGCTCCTGTCCCAATGTCCCTGGAAAGAGTACAAGTCGGACACAGGCAAACCTTATTACTATAACAACCAGAGTAAAGAGTCCCGCTGGACCCGGCCCAAGGATCTGGATGACCTAGAGG TTCTAGTCAAACAAGAGGCTGCAGG gaaacagcagcagcagctgccacAGACACTTCAGCCACAGCCACCTCAGCCACAGCCTGACCCCCCACCTGTGCCTCCTGGCCCCACCCCAGTGCCCACAGGCCTCCTGGAACCTGAGCCAGGTGGGAGTGAAGATTGTGATGTGTTGGAGGCCACCCAGCCCCTGGAACAGGGGTTCCTGCAGCAGCTGGAGGAGGGCCCCAGCAG TTCTGGACAGCATCAGccacagcaggaggaggaggaatcaaAGCCAGAACCAGAGAGGTCTGGCCTCAGTTGGAGCAACCGGGAGAAGGCAAAGCAGGCATTCAAGGAACTGCTGAGGGACAAG GCTGTCCCCTCCAATGCCTCATGGGAACAGGCCATGAAGATGGTGGTCACCGACCCCCGTTACAG TGCCTTGCCTAAACTGAGTGAGAAAAAGCAGGCATTCAATGCCTACAAGGCGCAgcgggagaaggaggagaaggaggaggcccGGCTAAGGGCCAAAGAGGCCAAGCAGACCCTGCAGCATTTCCTGGAGCAGCATGAACGCATGACCTCCACCACCCGCTACCG GCGGGCAGAACAGACCTTTGGGGAGCTGGAGGTCTGGGCTGTGGTCCCTGAGAGGGATCGAAAAGAGGTTTATGATGATGTCCTCTTCTTCCTGGCCAAGAAGGAGAAG GAACAGGCCAAGCAGCTCCGGCGCCGCAATATCCAGGCCCTAAAGAGCATCCTGGATGGGATGAGTAGTGTCAACTTCCAAACCACGTGGTCCCAGGCCCAGCAGTACCTCATGGATAACCCCAGCTTTGCTCAGGACCATCAGCTGCAGA ACATGGACAAGGAAGATGCACTGATCTGTTTTGAGGAGCACATCCGAGCtttggagagggaagaggaggaggaacgGGAGCGGGCCCGGCTTCGGGAGCGACGCCAACAACGCAAGAATCGGGAGGCCTTCCAG aCCTTCCTGGACGAGCTGCATGAGACAGGGCAGCTGCACTCTATGTCCACCTGGATGGAGCTATATCCAGCAGTCAGCACTGATGTCCGCTTTGCCAACATGCTGGGCCAGCCGG GCTCCACCCCTCTGGACTTATTCAAGTTCTATGTGGAGGAGTTGAAGGCACGATTCCATGATGAAAAGAAGATCATTAAGGACATCCTTAAG GACCGGGGCTTCTGCGTGGAGGTGAACACGGCCTTTGAGGACTTCGCCCACGTCATAAGCTTTGACAAGAGGGCTGCCGCACTGGACGCAGGCAACATCAAGCTGACCTTCAATAGT CTGCTGGAGAAAGCAGAGGCACGGGAGAGGGAGCGGGAGAAGGAGGAGGCACGCAGGATGCGGCGCAGGGAAGCTGCCTTTCGAAGCATGCTGAGGCAGGCTGTGCCTGCTCTGGAGCTAGGCACTGCCTGGGAAGAG GTCCGTGAGCGTTTTGTGTGTGACTCAGCCTTTGAGCAGATCACCCTGGAGTCGGAGCGGATCCGGCTCTTCCGGGAGTTCCTACAGGTGCTGGAG CAGACTGAATGCCAGCACCTCCACACCAAAGGCCGAAAGCATGGCAGGAAAGGCAAGAAGCACCATCACAAGCGTTCCCACTCACCCTCA GGCTCTGAGTCAGAAGAAGAGGAGCTGCCCCCACCATCTCTCCGGCCCCCCAAGCGGAGGAGGCGGAACCCCTCAGAGTCAGGCTCTGAGCCCTCTTCCTCACTTGATTCAGTTGAAAGTGGGGGTGCTGCCCTTGGAGGACGGGGCTCCCCTTCCTCCCATCTTCTTGGAGCAG ATCATGGCCTTCGGAAAGccaagaaaccaaaaaagaaaactaagaagagAAGACACAAGTCG AATAGTCCTGAGAGTGAGACAGACCCTGAGGAGAAAGCTGGCAAGGAGAGCGATGAGAAAGAACAAGAACAGGACAAGGACAGGGAGCTCCAACAGGCAGAGCTCCCTAACCGTTCCCCAGGCTTTGGAATCAAGAAGGAGAAG ACAGGCTGGGACACGTCAGAAAGTGAGCTGAGTGAGGGTGAGCTGGAGAGGCGGCGGCGGACACTCCTACAGCAGCTGGATGATCACCAGTGA
- the PRPF40B gene encoding pre-mRNA-processing factor 40 homolog B isoform 6 (isoform 6 is encoded by transcript variant 6), translating into MMPPPGIPPPFPPMGLPPMSQRPPAIPPMPPGILPPMLPPMGAPPPLTQIPGMVPPMMPGMLMPAVPVTAATAPGADTASSAVAGTGPPRALWSEHVAPDGRIYYYNADDKQSVWEKPSVLKSKAELLLSQCPWKEYKSDTGKPYYYNNQSKESRWTRPKDLDDLEVLVKQEAAGKQQQQLPQTLQPQPPQPQPDPPPVPPGPTPVPTGLLEPEPGGSEDCDVLEATQPLEQGFLQQLEEGPSSSGQHQPQQEEEESKPEPERSGLSWSNREKAKQAFKELLRDKAVPSNASWEQAMKMVVTDPRYSALPKLSEKKQAFNAYKAQREKEEKEEARLRAKEAKQTLQHFLEQHERMTSTTRYRRAEQTFGELEVWAVVPERDRKEVYDDVLFFLAKKEKEQAKQLRRRNIQALKSILDGMSSVNFQTTWSQAQQYLMDNPSFAQDHQLQNMDKEDALICFEEHIRALEREEEEERERARLRERRQQRKNREAFQTFLDELHETGQLHSMSTWMELYPAVSTDVRFANMLGQPGSTPLDLFKFYVEELKARFHDEKKIIKDILKDRGFCVEVNTAFEDFAHVISFDKRAAALDAGNIKLTFNSLLEKAEAREREREKEEARRMRRREAAFRSMLRQAVPALELGTAWEEVRERFVCDSAFEQITLESERIRLFREFLQVLETECQHLHTKGRKHGRKGKKHHHKRSHSPSGSESEEEELPPPSLRPPKRRRRNPSESGSEPSSSLDSVESGGAALGGRGSPSSHLLGADHGLRKAKKPKKKTKKRRHKSNSPESETDPEEKAGKESDEKEQEQDKDRELQQAELPNRSPGFGIKKEKTGWDTSESELSEGELERRRRTLLQQLDDHQ; encoded by the exons ATG ATGCCCCCTCCAGGGATCCCCCCACCCTTTCCTCCGATGGGGCTACCCCCCATGAGTCAGAGACCACCAGCTATCCCCCCCATGCCACCTGGCATCCTGCCCCCAATGCTTCCACCAATGGGGGCGCCACCACCACTCACACAG ATACCAGGAATGGTACCTCCGATGATGCCAGGAATGCTGATGCCAGCGGTGCCTGTCACCGCAGCG ACGGCTCCGGGTGCGGACACCGCCAGCT CTGCTGTGGCTGGGACAGGCCCTCCG aGGGCCCTATGGAGTGAGCATGTGGCCCCAGATGGGCGCATCTACTACTACAATGCTGACGACAAGCAGTCCGTGTGGGAGAAGCCCAGCGTGCTCAAGTCCAAGGCAGAG CTGCTCCTGTCCCAATGTCCCTGGAAAGAGTACAAGTCGGACACAGGCAAACCTTATTACTATAACAACCAGAGTAAAGAGTCCCGCTGGACCCGGCCCAAGGATCTGGATGACCTAGAGG TTCTAGTCAAACAAGAGGCTGCAGG gaaacagcagcagcagctgccacAGACACTTCAGCCACAGCCACCTCAGCCACAGCCTGACCCCCCACCTGTGCCTCCTGGCCCCACCCCAGTGCCCACAGGCCTCCTGGAACCTGAGCCAGGTGGGAGTGAAGATTGTGATGTGTTGGAGGCCACCCAGCCCCTGGAACAGGGGTTCCTGCAGCAGCTGGAGGAGGGCCCCAGCAG TTCTGGACAGCATCAGccacagcaggaggaggaggaatcaaAGCCAGAACCAGAGAGGTCTGGCCTCAGTTGGAGCAACCGGGAGAAGGCAAAGCAGGCATTCAAGGAACTGCTGAGGGACAAG GCTGTCCCCTCCAATGCCTCATGGGAACAGGCCATGAAGATGGTGGTCACCGACCCCCGTTACAG TGCCTTGCCTAAACTGAGTGAGAAAAAGCAGGCATTCAATGCCTACAAGGCGCAgcgggagaaggaggagaaggaggaggcccGGCTAAGGGCCAAAGAGGCCAAGCAGACCCTGCAGCATTTCCTGGAGCAGCATGAACGCATGACCTCCACCACCCGCTACCG GCGGGCAGAACAGACCTTTGGGGAGCTGGAGGTCTGGGCTGTGGTCCCTGAGAGGGATCGAAAAGAGGTTTATGATGATGTCCTCTTCTTCCTGGCCAAGAAGGAGAAG GAACAGGCCAAGCAGCTCCGGCGCCGCAATATCCAGGCCCTAAAGAGCATCCTGGATGGGATGAGTAGTGTCAACTTCCAAACCACGTGGTCCCAGGCCCAGCAGTACCTCATGGATAACCCCAGCTTTGCTCAGGACCATCAGCTGCAGA ACATGGACAAGGAAGATGCACTGATCTGTTTTGAGGAGCACATCCGAGCtttggagagggaagaggaggaggaacgGGAGCGGGCCCGGCTTCGGGAGCGACGCCAACAACGCAAGAATCGGGAGGCCTTCCAG aCCTTCCTGGACGAGCTGCATGAGACAGGGCAGCTGCACTCTATGTCCACCTGGATGGAGCTATATCCAGCAGTCAGCACTGATGTCCGCTTTGCCAACATGCTGGGCCAGCCGG GCTCCACCCCTCTGGACTTATTCAAGTTCTATGTGGAGGAGTTGAAGGCACGATTCCATGATGAAAAGAAGATCATTAAGGACATCCTTAAG GACCGGGGCTTCTGCGTGGAGGTGAACACGGCCTTTGAGGACTTCGCCCACGTCATAAGCTTTGACAAGAGGGCTGCCGCACTGGACGCAGGCAACATCAAGCTGACCTTCAATAGT CTGCTGGAGAAAGCAGAGGCACGGGAGAGGGAGCGGGAGAAGGAGGAGGCACGCAGGATGCGGCGCAGGGAAGCTGCCTTTCGAAGCATGCTGAGGCAGGCTGTGCCTGCTCTGGAGCTAGGCACTGCCTGGGAAGAG GTCCGTGAGCGTTTTGTGTGTGACTCAGCCTTTGAGCAGATCACCCTGGAGTCGGAGCGGATCCGGCTCTTCCGGGAGTTCCTACAGGTGCTGGAG ACTGAATGCCAGCACCTCCACACCAAAGGCCGAAAGCATGGCAGGAAAGGCAAGAAGCACCATCACAAGCGTTCCCACTCACCCTCA GGCTCTGAGTCAGAAGAAGAGGAGCTGCCCCCACCATCTCTCCGGCCCCCCAAGCGGAGGAGGCGGAACCCCTCAGAGTCAGGCTCTGAGCCCTCTTCCTCACTTGATTCAGTTGAAAGTGGGGGTGCTGCCCTTGGAGGACGGGGCTCCCCTTCCTCCCATCTTCTTGGAGCAG ATCATGGCCTTCGGAAAGccaagaaaccaaaaaagaaaactaagaagagAAGACACAAGTCG AATAGTCCTGAGAGTGAGACAGACCCTGAGGAGAAAGCTGGCAAGGAGAGCGATGAGAAAGAACAAGAACAGGACAAGGACAGGGAGCTCCAACAGGCAGAGCTCCCTAACCGTTCCCCAGGCTTTGGAATCAAGAAGGAGAAG ACAGGCTGGGACACGTCAGAAAGTGAGCTGAGTGAGGGTGAGCTGGAGAGGCGGCGGCGGACACTCCTACAGCAGCTGGATGATCACCAGTGA
- the PRPF40B gene encoding pre-mRNA-processing factor 40 homolog B isoform 9 (isoform 9 is encoded by transcript variant 9) — protein MMPPPGIPPPFPPMGLPPMSQRPPAIPPMPPGILPPMLPPMGAPPPLTQIPGMVPPMMPGMLMPAVPVTAATAPGADTASSAVAGTGPPLLLSQCPWKEYKSDTGKPYYYNNQSKESRWTRPKDLDDLEVLVKQEAAGKQQQQLPQTLQPQPPQPQPDPPPVPPGPTPVPTGLLEPEPGGSEDCDVLEATQPLEQGFLQQLEEGPSSSGQHQPQQEEEESKPEPERSGLSWSNREKAKQAFKELLRDKAVPSNASWEQAMKMVVTDPRYSALPKLSEKKQAFNAYKAQREKEEKEEARLRAKEAKQTLQHFLEQHERMTSTTRYRRAEQTFGELEVWAVVPERDRKEVYDDVLFFLAKKEKEQAKQLRRRNIQALKSILDGMSSVNFQTTWSQAQQYLMDNPSFAQDHQLQNMDKEDALICFEEHIRALEREEEEERERARLRERRQQRKNREAFQTFLDELHETGQLHSMSTWMELYPAVSTDVRFANMLGQPGSTPLDLFKFYVEELKARFHDEKKIIKDILKDRGFCVEVNTAFEDFAHVISFDKRAAALDAGNIKLTFNSLLEKAEAREREREKEEARRMRRREAAFRSMLRQAVPALELGTAWEEVRERFVCDSAFEQITLESERIRLFREFLQVLEQTECQHLHTKGRKHGRKGKKHHHKRSHSPSGSESEEEELPPPSLRPPKRRRRNPSESGSEPSSSLDSVESGGAALGGRGSPSSHLLGADHGLRKAKKPKKKTKKRRHKSNSPESETDPEEKAGKESDEKEQEQDKDRELQQAELPNRSPGFGIKKEKTGWDTSESELSEGELERRRRTLLQQLDDHQ, from the exons ATG ATGCCCCCTCCAGGGATCCCCCCACCCTTTCCTCCGATGGGGCTACCCCCCATGAGTCAGAGACCACCAGCTATCCCCCCCATGCCACCTGGCATCCTGCCCCCAATGCTTCCACCAATGGGGGCGCCACCACCACTCACACAG ATACCAGGAATGGTACCTCCGATGATGCCAGGAATGCTGATGCCAGCGGTGCCTGTCACCGCAGCG ACGGCTCCGGGTGCGGACACCGCCAGCT CTGCTGTGGCTGGGACAGGCCCTCCG CTGCTCCTGTCCCAATGTCCCTGGAAAGAGTACAAGTCGGACACAGGCAAACCTTATTACTATAACAACCAGAGTAAAGAGTCCCGCTGGACCCGGCCCAAGGATCTGGATGACCTAGAGG TTCTAGTCAAACAAGAGGCTGCAGG gaaacagcagcagcagctgccacAGACACTTCAGCCACAGCCACCTCAGCCACAGCCTGACCCCCCACCTGTGCCTCCTGGCCCCACCCCAGTGCCCACAGGCCTCCTGGAACCTGAGCCAGGTGGGAGTGAAGATTGTGATGTGTTGGAGGCCACCCAGCCCCTGGAACAGGGGTTCCTGCAGCAGCTGGAGGAGGGCCCCAGCAG TTCTGGACAGCATCAGccacagcaggaggaggaggaatcaaAGCCAGAACCAGAGAGGTCTGGCCTCAGTTGGAGCAACCGGGAGAAGGCAAAGCAGGCATTCAAGGAACTGCTGAGGGACAAG GCTGTCCCCTCCAATGCCTCATGGGAACAGGCCATGAAGATGGTGGTCACCGACCCCCGTTACAG TGCCTTGCCTAAACTGAGTGAGAAAAAGCAGGCATTCAATGCCTACAAGGCGCAgcgggagaaggaggagaaggaggaggcccGGCTAAGGGCCAAAGAGGCCAAGCAGACCCTGCAGCATTTCCTGGAGCAGCATGAACGCATGACCTCCACCACCCGCTACCG GCGGGCAGAACAGACCTTTGGGGAGCTGGAGGTCTGGGCTGTGGTCCCTGAGAGGGATCGAAAAGAGGTTTATGATGATGTCCTCTTCTTCCTGGCCAAGAAGGAGAAG GAACAGGCCAAGCAGCTCCGGCGCCGCAATATCCAGGCCCTAAAGAGCATCCTGGATGGGATGAGTAGTGTCAACTTCCAAACCACGTGGTCCCAGGCCCAGCAGTACCTCATGGATAACCCCAGCTTTGCTCAGGACCATCAGCTGCAGA ACATGGACAAGGAAGATGCACTGATCTGTTTTGAGGAGCACATCCGAGCtttggagagggaagaggaggaggaacgGGAGCGGGCCCGGCTTCGGGAGCGACGCCAACAACGCAAGAATCGGGAGGCCTTCCAG aCCTTCCTGGACGAGCTGCATGAGACAGGGCAGCTGCACTCTATGTCCACCTGGATGGAGCTATATCCAGCAGTCAGCACTGATGTCCGCTTTGCCAACATGCTGGGCCAGCCGG GCTCCACCCCTCTGGACTTATTCAAGTTCTATGTGGAGGAGTTGAAGGCACGATTCCATGATGAAAAGAAGATCATTAAGGACATCCTTAAG GACCGGGGCTTCTGCGTGGAGGTGAACACGGCCTTTGAGGACTTCGCCCACGTCATAAGCTTTGACAAGAGGGCTGCCGCACTGGACGCAGGCAACATCAAGCTGACCTTCAATAGT CTGCTGGAGAAAGCAGAGGCACGGGAGAGGGAGCGGGAGAAGGAGGAGGCACGCAGGATGCGGCGCAGGGAAGCTGCCTTTCGAAGCATGCTGAGGCAGGCTGTGCCTGCTCTGGAGCTAGGCACTGCCTGGGAAGAG GTCCGTGAGCGTTTTGTGTGTGACTCAGCCTTTGAGCAGATCACCCTGGAGTCGGAGCGGATCCGGCTCTTCCGGGAGTTCCTACAGGTGCTGGAG CAGACTGAATGCCAGCACCTCCACACCAAAGGCCGAAAGCATGGCAGGAAAGGCAAGAAGCACCATCACAAGCGTTCCCACTCACCCTCA GGCTCTGAGTCAGAAGAAGAGGAGCTGCCCCCACCATCTCTCCGGCCCCCCAAGCGGAGGAGGCGGAACCCCTCAGAGTCAGGCTCTGAGCCCTCTTCCTCACTTGATTCAGTTGAAAGTGGGGGTGCTGCCCTTGGAGGACGGGGCTCCCCTTCCTCCCATCTTCTTGGAGCAG ATCATGGCCTTCGGAAAGccaagaaaccaaaaaagaaaactaagaagagAAGACACAAGTCG AATAGTCCTGAGAGTGAGACAGACCCTGAGGAGAAAGCTGGCAAGGAGAGCGATGAGAAAGAACAAGAACAGGACAAGGACAGGGAGCTCCAACAGGCAGAGCTCCCTAACCGTTCCCCAGGCTTTGGAATCAAGAAGGAGAAG ACAGGCTGGGACACGTCAGAAAGTGAGCTGAGTGAGGGTGAGCTGGAGAGGCGGCGGCGGACACTCCTACAGCAGCTGGATGATCACCAGTGA
- the PRPF40B gene encoding pre-mRNA-processing factor 40 homolog B isoform X4, with translation MSVPDSGPRPPAAPAPFPPGPPMMPPPFMPPPGIPPPFPPMGLPPMSQRPPAIPPMPPGILPPMLPPMGAPPPLTQIPGMVPPMMPGMLMPAVPVTAATAPGADTASSAVAGTGPPRALWSEHVAPDGRIYYYNADDKQSVWEKPSVLKSKAELLLSQCPWKEYKSDTGKPYYYNNQSKESRWTRPKDLDDLEVLVKQEAAGKQQQQLPQTLQPQPPQPQPDPPPVPPGPTPVPTGLLEPEPGGSEDCDVLEATQPLEQGFLQQLEEGPSSSGQHQPQQEEEESKPEPERSGLSWSNREKAKQAFKELLRDKAVPSNASWEQAMKMVVTDPRYSALPKLSEKKQAFNAYKAQREKEEKEEARLRAKEAKQTLQHFLEQHERMTSTTRYRRAEQTFGELEVWAVVPERDRKEVYDDVLFFLAKKEKEQAKQLRRRNIQALKSILDGMSSVNFQTTWSQAQQYLMDNPSFAQDHQLQNMDKEDALICFEEHIRALEREEEEERERARLRERRQQRKNREAFQTFLDELHETGQLHSMSTWMELYPAVSTDVRFANMLGQPGSTPLDLFKFYVEELKARFHDEKKIIKDILKDRGFCVEVNTAFEDFAHVISFDKRAAALDAGNIKLTFNSLLEKAEAREREREKEEARRMRRREAAFRSMLRQAVPALELGTAWEEVRERFVCDSAFEQITLESERIRLFREFLQVLEQTECQHLHTKGRKHGRKGKKHHHKRSHSPSGSESEEEELPPPSLRPPKRRRRNPSESGSEPSSSLDSVESGGAALGGRGSPSSHLLGADHGLRKAKKPKKKTKKRRHKSNSPESETDPEEKAGKESDEKEQEQDKDRELQQAELPNRSPGFGIKKEKVRGRGPRPVSTLVKLPRPLVQAKGELCLCSNRQAGTRQKVS, from the exons ATG TCGGTTCCCGATTCTGGTCCCCGGCCCCCAGCAGCGCCTGCCCCCTTCCCACCGGGGCCCCCCATGATGCCACCACCCTTC ATGCCCCCTCCAGGGATCCCCCCACCCTTTCCTCCGATGGGGCTACCCCCCATGAGTCAGAGACCACCAGCTATCCCCCCCATGCCACCTGGCATCCTGCCCCCAATGCTTCCACCAATGGGGGCGCCACCACCACTCACACAG ATACCAGGAATGGTACCTCCGATGATGCCAGGAATGCTGATGCCAGCGGTGCCTGTCACCGCAGCG ACGGCTCCGGGTGCGGACACCGCCAGCT CTGCTGTGGCTGGGACAGGCCCTCCG aGGGCCCTATGGAGTGAGCATGTGGCCCCAGATGGGCGCATCTACTACTACAATGCTGACGACAAGCAGTCCGTGTGGGAGAAGCCCAGCGTGCTCAAGTCCAAGGCAGAG CTGCTCCTGTCCCAATGTCCCTGGAAAGAGTACAAGTCGGACACAGGCAAACCTTATTACTATAACAACCAGAGTAAAGAGTCCCGCTGGACCCGGCCCAAGGATCTGGATGACCTAGAGG TTCTAGTCAAACAAGAGGCTGCAGG gaaacagcagcagcagctgccacAGACACTTCAGCCACAGCCACCTCAGCCACAGCCTGACCCCCCACCTGTGCCTCCTGGCCCCACCCCAGTGCCCACAGGCCTCCTGGAACCTGAGCCAGGTGGGAGTGAAGATTGTGATGTGTTGGAGGCCACCCAGCCCCTGGAACAGGGGTTCCTGCAGCAGCTGGAGGAGGGCCCCAGCAG TTCTGGACAGCATCAGccacagcaggaggaggaggaatcaaAGCCAGAACCAGAGAGGTCTGGCCTCAGTTGGAGCAACCGGGAGAAGGCAAAGCAGGCATTCAAGGAACTGCTGAGGGACAAG GCTGTCCCCTCCAATGCCTCATGGGAACAGGCCATGAAGATGGTGGTCACCGACCCCCGTTACAG TGCCTTGCCTAAACTGAGTGAGAAAAAGCAGGCATTCAATGCCTACAAGGCGCAgcgggagaaggaggagaaggaggaggcccGGCTAAGGGCCAAAGAGGCCAAGCAGACCCTGCAGCATTTCCTGGAGCAGCATGAACGCATGACCTCCACCACCCGCTACCG GCGGGCAGAACAGACCTTTGGGGAGCTGGAGGTCTGGGCTGTGGTCCCTGAGAGGGATCGAAAAGAGGTTTATGATGATGTCCTCTTCTTCCTGGCCAAGAAGGAGAAG GAACAGGCCAAGCAGCTCCGGCGCCGCAATATCCAGGCCCTAAAGAGCATCCTGGATGGGATGAGTAGTGTCAACTTCCAAACCACGTGGTCCCAGGCCCAGCAGTACCTCATGGATAACCCCAGCTTTGCTCAGGACCATCAGCTGCAGA ACATGGACAAGGAAGATGCACTGATCTGTTTTGAGGAGCACATCCGAGCtttggagagggaagaggaggaggaacgGGAGCGGGCCCGGCTTCGGGAGCGACGCCAACAACGCAAGAATCGGGAGGCCTTCCAG aCCTTCCTGGACGAGCTGCATGAGACAGGGCAGCTGCACTCTATGTCCACCTGGATGGAGCTATATCCAGCAGTCAGCACTGATGTCCGCTTTGCCAACATGCTGGGCCAGCCGG GCTCCACCCCTCTGGACTTATTCAAGTTCTATGTGGAGGAGTTGAAGGCACGATTCCATGATGAAAAGAAGATCATTAAGGACATCCTTAAG GACCGGGGCTTCTGCGTGGAGGTGAACACGGCCTTTGAGGACTTCGCCCACGTCATAAGCTTTGACAAGAGGGCTGCCGCACTGGACGCAGGCAACATCAAGCTGACCTTCAATAGT CTGCTGGAGAAAGCAGAGGCACGGGAGAGGGAGCGGGAGAAGGAGGAGGCACGCAGGATGCGGCGCAGGGAAGCTGCCTTTCGAAGCATGCTGAGGCAGGCTGTGCCTGCTCTGGAGCTAGGCACTGCCTGGGAAGAG GTCCGTGAGCGTTTTGTGTGTGACTCAGCCTTTGAGCAGATCACCCTGGAGTCGGAGCGGATCCGGCTCTTCCGGGAGTTCCTACAGGTGCTGGAG CAGACTGAATGCCAGCACCTCCACACCAAAGGCCGAAAGCATGGCAGGAAAGGCAAGAAGCACCATCACAAGCGTTCCCACTCACCCTCA GGCTCTGAGTCAGAAGAAGAGGAGCTGCCCCCACCATCTCTCCGGCCCCCCAAGCGGAGGAGGCGGAACCCCTCAGAGTCAGGCTCTGAGCCCTCTTCCTCACTTGATTCAGTTGAAAGTGGGGGTGCTGCCCTTGGAGGACGGGGCTCCCCTTCCTCCCATCTTCTTGGAGCAG ATCATGGCCTTCGGAAAGccaagaaaccaaaaaagaaaactaagaagagAAGACACAAGTCG AATAGTCCTGAGAGTGAGACAGACCCTGAGGAGAAAGCTGGCAAGGAGAGCGATGAGAAAGAACAAGAACAGGACAAGGACAGGGAGCTCCAACAGGCAGAGCTCCCTAACCGTTCCCCAGGCTTTGGAATCAAGAAGGAGAAGGTGAGGGGCAGGGGCCCTAGGCCAGTCAGCACGCTGGTCAAGCTTCCACGGCCCTTAGTGCAGGCTAAGGGTGAACTGTGCCTTTGCTCCAACAGACAGGCTGGGACACGTCAGAAAGTGAGCTGA